The Littorina saxatilis isolate snail1 linkage group LG1, US_GU_Lsax_2.0, whole genome shotgun sequence nucleotide sequence TCAGTTGTACCACAGAGTGAGGTTGGAGTGGAGAAAGATCATAGataaagaacagaaagaaaatggCAAAGCAAAGTAGTCAAATGACTGCTATTCAAGAAATGAGAATTCGTCTGAGAGTCCATCTGCTGTTTAATCTGCATATGATTGTCATGTGCTTATTTTAAACATTGAAGCAATCCGATGTACACCAGCAGTCTTGTAAGTTTTGACATTGTCACAAAAAGGGTTTCATTTGTAACTCGAGATACTGaaattagttttgtttgttgtttgggttgttttttttgtgtgtgtgtggcctaaaTGGTTTGTTTGCATTTTTGCTACAACACTTTCGAGGCTCTTTGTGACAGAGGGATGAGACAAAGCGTGTGGATTGTCCTGTGATGGTGGATGTTCACAAGACTCTCAATTCATACAAAGGAGTTGTCAGGTGCCTGGATCTCCATGGTATCCGTGGTCTAGACACAAAAACAGTATGTTATGTTGAACCACTGTCTGAATCTGAGTGAACATTGAGTCTGCGCGttgtctttattttattttatttttttcattttggaTCCTCGGGATGCTCTCTTGGCTCGAGATACATCTTCAACTCGTCATCTTTAGTTGTGTACTCAAATGATATTATTTTTCCTTTcctttaatttttgtttttgttttggacgATTTGCGATTGGTTGAAGAAGTTTGATTTTGTCTCTTTGAACTGCGCCGTTTAAGTGTTTTCTGCATTTTCAATTGATCTGAACATAATTGATCATTTATTATTTAACGTTTTGACTTCTGCATCCAGAAATAACCTTATATCTCAGTCGTTTGTAGACTGATCATCACCAAACGTGCTGTGGTGATTTTTTTATGACATCCACTTAATGCTGTGAGTGGATTTTGAAATTTTTGTTGTGGAAGTATTCGGTAGAGCACAATTTGACAGAATGTGGGGACGTTTTCAATTTGAGGCTAAGATATTTGCTTAGTCTTTCTCTTAACGATTTCTAACAATCAAATACTTAATTTTTCTCatgaaaataataaatagtAATGAATATGAGAAAAGACAGTAAACAATGGCGGCCATTCTTTACTCACTTTTCTCATATtcattactattattattttcaTGAGAAAAATTAAGTATTTGATTGTTAGAAATCgttaatttttgtgtgtgaagcaTTTGGAACCAAATTTGTTGGATATATGCAGTGGGATATATAGAACACGAAGGTAAAACGCAAGCGGTTTTTATATGGTTCTTGTTTTTAagtcttgttttattttaaacttTCTATTTTTAACCAATTGAATCTGCATTGCGTGTTGAATTATGTTCATCTATCTGTGTTTTGGTCTCAGTATGGCTGATCGTAGTCCTCGGACCGTTTTAAACCtattatgttatgttatgttatgcaaAGATGTCAAGGGCATCGTCTTCATCTTCCATCAACTCCTCTGCTGCTCTTGCCGAAACAATTCCGATTGCGTTGGAGTCTTGGCAATGCACCAGATCTTCTCTGACACACTTCCAAAGTCCCGCAGTGGATGATACTGCCAGCGCCTAGTTgtaaaagtctctctctctctctgtgacagGGACTTACAAAAACAGTCCCAAGAATCTCTTGGGCATTGACCAAAAAGGGTCGTGCCATAGAAAGAACAAAGCGCAGCCACATTAAACCTGAATTGATCTTTTCCTTGAACTTCTTCACtgattttccttttttcaccGCACGTTCTCAGATCTTGCATGTCATGAAGGCCGCAACAAGCGTAACAAGGGAATCGTAGGCACTTTTGTCACAACAGTCTTCCAACCAGGCCTCCTGCACCCAGTCCGACTTGTTGGCTTTGAAGCCCATCTTGATGAGAGTGGTATCGTTAAGATATGTGAACAGAGCAATACCACACATGTCCACAAATGCGTCCTTGAATCCTATCGCTAGACATTTCTTTGCAATGTCTACAGCAAGCTGCATCCAAATGTTATACTCGGCATCACTACCTCGCACAATCATATTTTTTGCTTCCAGAGTTTTCTTTTCcctggcttttcttttccttcatCGATAACAATTTGACTCGCTGTTGCAATATCTTTAGCAATTAAGTTGAGACAAAGCTCAAACAACGTGAATGAATGAagaatggatgaatgaatgtaAACTTGAAAAGACAAGTTACAATAGTTCCTTTCCTTTCTAGCAAGATAAGGCACGtttatgattatttgaaactaACAGTAATAGTGTTGCTAATGGTGTTTGGGTGGCATGTGTACAGTGTGCTTGAATTAATGGAGGGTGATTTCTACTTGCCAATTTTTATTCTTGTCAAGAAGGTCATTAGTTACAACCAACCAACTATTCCAAAATGCCCTTTCAAAGTTGTTTCATACTTGTGCCATAACCtggcttttttgttttgtttattatgtCTTTTTTGTATCTTCTACttttacttgttttgttttcaagttATTCAAGATTGGCAATGACTTTTTGTTCAATTCATTTTGCTGAAACAATAAAATAATTTGATTCTAATTTCAAGTTTTGAtttataatctctctctctctctctctctctctctctctctctctctatctctaccccccctctctctctctctccccctatctctctctctccccctatctctctctctccccctctctctctctatccctccctctctctatctctctccctccctccccccctcccctctctctctctctctctctctctctctctctctctctgtctctgtctctgtctctgtctctctctctctctatgtggtcTCTACAGAGGATCGACATTACACAATACAACATAATCATGCATTACACTTGGTGACTTACAATATTACAAATGCATGGattgtaacaaacaaaaacaactcagTCAATCTTTTATTCCCAGTTACATTACACAATCCAACACATATTCAAATTAAACATAGAATTATGTTACAGTGTTATACAGTACATATTCAAACAATCCCAAATGCTGTGTGTAAGgagtgtcatcatcatcattatcaaatACGAGCATGGTTAGTATAGTGCTTATTTACACGCGCGGTCAGTGATTTTCTCAATAGCTGGAAAACAAAGCACATTTTTATTGTATAGTCATAGCTGAAAATACAACGTAGACACTGGCGTAATGTCATAACCAAACAGATTTCTCGTAGATATGATGAATATACCCCGGGCGTGGTCATGCCTGCATTTGTACCCCCCTTATGGTGCCTCTGTTTTAAAATGCGCCTCCCAACAATAAATAAAAGGGAAATCCCACGATATTTTCGCTGAAGGTACAATGACACTGCTGACTGGGTCAAAACTCTGAGGCTCAATATAGGATTACAAATATTGAACTGTCTTGCCAAAGTTTCTGAAATATGATGTGATAGATGCATTCAGTCAACCAGTATTTGTGCAGTGCAATAACTTGACTTAAaagaaaacatttatttgaCGTTGTTGGTTGGTTATCTTTATGTTAATTATATCTGCCTTTATAAATTGTTGAATCCGTTCATTAACACTGCAGAAAGACAGCGACAACACTCCAGGAATTATGTTAATGACAGTGACTCAAGAGCCAGGACAGACTATACATGTATCGTTTCACAAAGTAACGATGGCAACGAATTATCAATTAAGTTGCCGTGGTAATGGATTTTTATTATGCAACAATTCAACATGCGTAACAGTTCAACAGTTACGTAGCAATGGTTGTGGACATATTTTAAGTAAAAGTTCCACAGGGGTAGCATATCACATGTAAGTAGCAGCTCCACACTTTGGATTTATGTGACATGTCACACGTTACGTAGCATGATCACCTCTTATGTACAACATCAACAGTGGATCCGTCACATAAGCCGATTTAGGTAGCGTATATGGGGATCTCTAggtccaccaccaccaccaccaccaccaccaccaccaacaccaccaacaacaacaaccacaccaacaccaacaaccacaccaacaacaacaaaatcaccaAGAAGAGAACACAACTCACTGCAGGAGGGGGGTCCCACGAGGGAGGGGGCCTCGGTGATCTGGATGGTGGGCTTGCTGTTCTTGACGGTGACGAAGAAGGTGTCGGTGACGGACTCGGATCTGCGGATCTCCACGGATCTCCGCTGGCGGATCTTGTGGTACAGCGAGCAGTTGATGATCCACATGGCCACCAGGGGCAGCAGGTACATCAGGCAGCACGTCACGGCCGCCCACGTGAAGCTTAGCGCGTAGGGTACCTCGCACCACCCCATGACGTCATGATGGTGCTGCTGAATGACGTCAGAAGGGTGAGAGGAATCCCCGTTGTCGTTGGCCTTGTACTCCGGGTGGTTGGCCTGCACGAGGAGGCGGGTGAGGTGGCGGTAGGGGTCCTCCCACAGGAACATAGGGAGAGCGTACAGCACCACGCTCAGAGCCCACACCCCGCTGATGACGTAGGCAGCCAGCCGCCGGGTATGACGCGCGCGGTAGGAGAAGGGCCAGCGCACGGACCACCAGCGATCCAAGGTGATGAAAACGACGCTGAGCAGAGACACGTAGAGGAGAGAGTAGCGCACGGTCAGATAGGTCTTACACAGAGGTCCCGGCTCAACAGTCACTAGCCCCACCTCCTCCAAGGCGACGAGAGGCATGTAGCAGCCGATGAGAAAGTCGGCCAGGGCCAGGGAAGCGATGTAGGCGTTCTTCCCGCGGCGGAGGCTGGGGCGGATGGCGAACATGACCAGCACTGTCCCGTTGGCCGCCAGGGCCACCACCGACACTGTCACCATGGGAACGGTGGCCGCCCACGTGACGAAGTAGTTGGTCACGTGGCTGGAAGTGATGTTGAACTGGTAGGCGGTGTGCGTCATGATGATGGCGCGGGTGTTTCtgttgtttctttatttcttctgtTGTGACTTCACGTGTGGTTTGTTGACGTCATGATTTAATTGATCTTCGACTGAGTAATTActgatggtttaaaaaaaatgctttggggGTTAATTCCCCTACATATTGTAGAAAATTGTATACATGGTCGTAATATTAGAACTAGGAGACTATACTCCTTGATTTCCGTCTGTTTTAGCTTTGCCTGTCCAAGGTCCTCACAACGAATTATCCAATTAGTCAAGGAAAGACCTTTGCTGATAAATGTGAAAACGTACGATTATTTAAACTTGATGTCAAGGTTAACGTTGATGCTCACACTGACGATGAAGCAGTGTTTTCAACACTGGATATTCCACACTCCCCTATTGAACACGAGTTCAAGTTTCTTTCCCTGCTGATGTGTTTGAAAAAAATGGTCTGCATGGAGAGCTTGTGAATCAACTTTTGTCGGGTTTAACACCGGTTATGACAGTAACGATGAAGCAGTACTCTAACGCTAGATGCGTGACACTTTGCTTTTGCACACGCATTCCACTTGTCGTTATTCCTGCTGTTGTGTTTTGGTGGAATAGATCTGGAACAAAAGAGCAATAAAAGTCGTTAATTAAATGTCATCGACTGAACACAACGAACACGAGTCAACTAACAGGTCTTGTGTTCTGATAAGATGTAACACATTCTTGTGGCattttgtgtgagagagagagagagtgtgtgtgtgcgtgtgcgtgcgtgcgtgcgtgtgtatgtgtgcgtgcgtgcgtgcgttcgtaggtgtgtgtgtgtgcgagcgagcgtacgtgcgtgcgcgcctatttgtgtgtgtgtgttcgtgcgtgcgtgcgtgcctccGATGTAATCAGAACTAGAATAGATTTGCTAAATGTCTTGTTTtggggattacttcaaagtagTCTTTCGTCGCAGACTGACCAGTTTTTGCCTTTTCCGGCCTTCCCTTCTATTGCCGTTCTTTTCTCTTAGTTGTTTGTTTCGTGCACGATATAATCCCTGACTTTGGAGTCAGATCACAGAGCGAATGGTTTTATTGGCACGTCCAGAAACAATAATTCTACTCTTGCCGTAGGAAATTGTCTGAGATTTCTGTGAAACAGTACTTTATGTGTCTGGCAGAGAGGATGAATACGTCGCTCGCAAGACGTCTCCGTTTGGCACTAAAGTAAAACTACATTGAGGCGTCTCTAGCAAGACGTCTCCTTTTGGCGCTAAGTGATGTGTCACTAACAAGACATCGCCGTTTGgcactaaaagtaaaactacAGTTATATGTCTCTAACAAGACGTCGCCGTTTGGCACTAAAAGTACAACTACAGTTATATGTCTCTAACAAGACGTCGCCGTTTGgcactaaaagtaaaactacAGTTATATGTCTCTAACAAGACGTCGCCGTTTGGCACCAAAAGTAAAACGACAGTGATGTGTCTCTAGCAAGACACTGATCGTCGTTTGGCACTAAAAGTAAATCTACAGTGACGCGTCTCTAGTAAGACGTTGCCGTTTGGTACTAAACGTTTAACTACAGTTATTCGTTTCTAGCAAGACGTCGCCTTTTGGTACTTAAAGTAAAACTACAGTTAATCGTTTCTAGAAAGACGTCGCCTTTTGgcactaaaagtaaaactacAGTTATATGTCTCTAACAAGACGTCGCCGTTTGGCACTAAAAGTCAAACTCCAGTAACGGGGATACAATAATCTCACATCACTCACTCAATCACAGCCTAGCCGTTGTAGCATAAGTAAGCGCTGCTGCACGTGTCACAGAACTTAAAAGTGATGTTTGGTATGATAAGCACTCGCACGTACTGTGAAGAGGCAGGATTACAACACTTGGTCAGTTCTTGTCGggttcaataataataataatacgagaatttatatctcgcacatatctcaccacaaggcgactcaaggcgcacaatACGAAATATGAGAGAGCCCTGAGATGCAGCCGCTCGGCGCAGAAAGGGACAGCACTCtatatttcgggggaagcatgctgggtattttcgtgtttctataacccaccgaactctgacatggattacaggatcttttccgtgcgcacttggtcttgtgcttgcgtgtacacacgaagggggttaagtcactagcaggtctgttgacctgggagatcggacaaatctccacttttaacccaccaggcggcagcgaccgggattcgaacacacgaccttccgattaggaggccgacgtcttaccaccacgccactgcgcccgtctaacaTCTGAATCATATTATTTTACGCGTCACAAGTTAAAGAGACACATAAATATAAGATCGCAAAACTTTATGGGTTCTCATCTTTGCGAATAGCAATTGTATCAATTATTTACTGGCGCGTACAAGTCGAATTACAGTATCACAAAACATGAATATTACCGGTCGGTGTGAAGAGCAGTAAGGACTGCTTCACGTTTTGTGATTCCAAGAAAGAATACCAGAGTTTAAGAGTTCTTGTGGGCATATATCAATAATATGAAatgctgttaacccgtgatttgtaaaaatgtaaaacattttacaaatcacggggcgcgccccgtgatttgtaataaATGTTTTGTAAAACacgcgccccgcgatttgtaaaatgttttacaaatcacgtaaatgcgcccgatatttaaCTTATCATCTCCAAAGTGAAGGGATCGATTgaagaaacaaaaattaattactgttttgtcccatcgcttggaaaatcgggtcgcttcctcccagtggaaagctagcagtaacagagtcgcgctaccccaaagtcaagggatctattagtcccgtttcgccgttaatcCATTTCACCcctatcccattttcgcgacatttcacaggtcaagtgtcattttaccaccatgtcatatACCATTAGCTCCaaatcccattttggcgcaatcccatttcgccgttagcccattttgcccccatcccatttttgcaacatttcacaggccaagtgtcattttaccactgTGTCATGtaccatttcgcccccat carries:
- the LOC138951767 gene encoding adenosine receptor A1-like, coding for MTHTAYQFNITSSHVTNYFVTWAATVPMVTVSVVALAANGTVLVMFAIRPSLRRGKNAYIASLALADFLIGCYMPLVALEEVGLVTVEPGPLCKTYLTVRYSLLYVSLLSVVFITLDRWWSVRWPFSYRARHTRRLAAYVISGVWALSVVLYALPMFLWEDPYRHLTRLLVQANHPEYKANDNGDSSHPSDVIQQHHHDVMGWCEVPYALSFTWAAVTCCLMYLLPLVAMWIINCSLYHKIRQRRSVEIRRSESVTDTFFVTVKNSKPTIQITEAPSLVGPPSCSELCSLLGDFVVVGVVVGVGVVVVVGGVGGGGGGGGGGGPRDPHIRYLNRLM